The window tgggagtaagttattgtttcggtaggtgtctactacctcctcctactaGTCTATAAATAGACAATTTCTTATTTGGTAGTACATGCATCTCCCCTGCCGCCAAGAAGGAGTTAATgatttggatagtggaattaatagggGTATTACTAAATTTGCAGAAGACATGACGATAGGTACATAAATTAATCAGATTCGGATGCCATCGCCTTGCAGGCAGATTTTGATAGGATGAACGAATGGATAGACAGATGCAAATAcagttcaacattaacaaataCAAAGTATTTAGCAAAGGTTGAGAGTATCCATACAATAGGTACACTATAAATGAGGGCCTGGTAGGTTcggaatatgaaaaagatttagAAGACATAGTTAGCTCTaattttggtaaaaaaaaaaaaaaaaaaaaaaaaaaaaatgcataatggCTAGAAATAAGGTAAATAGGGTAGGGTTTATTTTTAGGGGTGTTAAAAAGGAGAAGTCCCTAAGTAATATCAAAATTATATTTGGTGCTGGTCAGACCACATCTACAGAAAAAATATAGGTCTATTGGAATCAATGCTGAGGAGAATGTCTAAAAAGATACAAAGGATGAGGGATATTTTGTACAAAGCGAGACTGAAGAAACTAAACATAGGTTAaaatagaagtatttaagtgataTAAAGattataacaaaggggacatgagcaaaattcttaggatcagtagccaggatagaaccagaaataatgggtttacacttcaaaaattcagaattcaggtttaggaaagaaataggaaggaacagGTTCTCTACCAGAGTGGTTAATGAATGAAACAGACTCaataatcatgttgttagtgctgagtcaatagggggCTTCAAAAGAAGATTACATAAATTTAATTATGGATGGGATGGTAGATGGAATTAAATAGCTTTGCTCATATAAGGAGTGCCATGTGTAAGCCTGatagcctcttgcagcttccctcattttcttatgttcttatacagGTGCTGAAGAGTAATGTAAAACTTGCCAGTGTAAAATTGGAGTACAAGGAGGCAAGGTGAGTACAGTAATAACTTCTTTAGAACTTATAATTCACTCATGTTTTTGATAATTAGCATCAATGTCTTATGAATAAAGGTGTAAAGGCTTAAACcaatatattatttctttagaGTTAACAAGAAGCCATCAGAGTTAAAGAGAGACAACCAACAGATGGACAACCTATGTTTTTGTTCAATAATACAAGAGTGAAATAACTTGGGCTTGATAGAAATTTTGAGAAACTGATTTTCATAAGGAATTTGTCTTTTGGGTAGTATAAAGTCTGCACTGTAATGATGATCTATGTCCAGAAAGACCAAGAGAACTCAAATACCAATCCATGAAGGACAAGAAGTCATCAATTTTCTTAAAGTGAGCTACAGACCAAATTGGCAAAATGGCACAATCTGGGGCAAGGAAACATTTACACTAGAAAACATAACTGCAAAGATTATACTTGTCGCAATTAGGGAAGAGTAGGAATTTTGCATTTCATTAACTATAAACAGACAAACTGCCAAATTTGGCAAAGGaaaaaatctttttttttttttttttccactgttgATATAATGTACTTTGTACTTTACTCAGAGCTGGGTTGGTGTTCAGAAGGGAATAAACATTTTTAAGTCTTGGTAAAAGACTAGAGCAATGTCATCACTCATTAGTATATGTGACAACTCTCCTCAATATACAaaactcctttcttttcctcctctcttccatctcacGAATAGGAATTTGGAAGTCATCCCAAGAAGGTACAAAAGCAGAGATATTAGGGGATTGGAGCGCAGACTGAGTAAATAGCTCTTCCCGTGAGTTTGACaactacaataaataaagacttGATTATTACAGCAAGCTTAGGTATAACAGCGCCACCTACTGTAGTAAAGCGAGCCCTACACTGGCTGCGAACAAATTCAATCCCCTAACCAACAGCCTTAAGGATGGCTCCAATCATCCTCTTTGACAACCTCAAATATGTGAACATATGAGTGGCTTTCACCACAACCAATACCATACACAGTGGCGTTGCCTGGCCTGGGACACAGGCCTcgaatgtatttttctttatctccggATAATTCAACTTCAGAAGAAATATAACAGAACTGTACATTAACGAGCCACTATATAATTTGTAGTGTCCCATTTTCATTGAATGCACTACAGGATGACGCCTCTATCAATATAATCTAATTTTGATACATTTTGGGATCATCACAAAGCTAAAGAAAGCACAaatatcaaactttttttttccgggaAGGATCCCCTAGACTTCCTTATAAGACGTGTCAATGTTTCCACTCCCAAGAAACACCCCTGCCATATACATCAACAATTATAACTCTCACCTACCACATAAAGTACTAGTAGCAGCTGAAGGTAGAGTTAAATCAGGAAAAGCTGGTGAAGATCGAGAAGATGGCGTTGCTGGCGCCCTGACGAGCAGGATTTCCTTGGGGCTGTCCCTCAATCCAGTTTCCTTGCTTTCGTAATCCTCCCGGAACTCTCTGGAGTGTCTGACGATCTGGCAGACTGGCAGACGTTGCACTATAAGTTGCGATTACGTTTGTCATCATAATGCACTTTAATATAACCGTAAAGGCAAGTAAGGAGATCGACAAAATAGCTAACTTTCACCTGCTCTCCAAGTCCAAAACTGAAACCCGCGGCCACAGATAGTGGAAACGAAGCttcgaaacttttttttttttttttatcagtaccAGTTGGTATTtatgcctatttttttttcccattataaATAATTCATGCAAACATAcagggaaaataataacaatttcaTAATCAATATATTTTAATAGCATACTTTTCATGATCAGAAATGTTTGTATTCTTACACAATATTCCAAATGATAATTTGTCAGGGAATACTCTATAGCTCTGCAGGAAACTTCGCCTTTACAAAGGaaattcccttttccttttgtatCTTCCATatccattagtttttttttttttttctctctctcttttcccatatATTATAGACGTTGGAATTTGTCTTAAATTTCTCTCGTGTTTGTAAGTTGTAAGCTGTTTTGGGTCTCCTATCGCCtcactgtttatcttttttttctatcctgttCCTGTAAGTTCTTTGTTCTCGTTTTGTACATAATCTGTTATCATCTAAATCTTAATTCACATCTTTCCACTTGCAATATATTataacattttccttttcttttgggttttctttccactttttactGCCCTACATGCTTAATTAATTATTAACTCAGTGAATTTTTCTACGATACATACCTTTAATTATTCAAAGGTTGTTaatcttcattaatttttctggGGACTGATAACCAGCAGCCAGTAATATTTTCTTCTGCACTCTGTTGCTTCCACTTTCTAAAATTCGAATAATGGATGTATTCTAttgattttcctttattctgatATCCAATTCCCATGACACTTTCGCCCACTTTTTAATTTATTGAAAGACTTACTATATTTGGCATAAGTTGGTGCTTCTAATATAACTAATATATACTTACTACATGTCCATGAAAACATTACTAGTCTAGCATCTAATGAAGGCCTTAAACGACTCAAACAAAATATGATCATTTAAGCCTCCAGTAGTACAGAGTGGAACATTAGGGCACGAGGGAATTTATGTAAAAGGAGAATAGAAACTACGGTTCTTTTACCGCATTATacaattccttttccttttatcaggATTAAGCTGTTAATGATACAGACATGGGGTTCATTTAGGACAGAGTTCCATGTAGCATGAAGGAGACGATCTGTGGACCTTGAAAGGAGCATCACTTCAGGTACAGCGTAAAGGAGGAGCGTCCTAGAATAGCTTATTAAATCCCCTTCAAAGGAAATTGTAGAAGACACTAAAATGACGAAAACAAAATGTTAATGCCTAATATTATACTtatatgaataaagaataatggaaaaagtTGTACAGTGTTTCATTGGCATTATCTACTATTATCAAAATAGGTTATCATAATTTGAGCATAGACAATTGTGGCAAGAAAATTATACGTGATATGGCCGACATGCTGTTTAATGATATTGAtggcgatgataatgatgatgataataataataataataataataataataatgtaataattatgtaataacaataataataatatcaataataataataataataataataataataataataataaaaataactgaCTGAAAATGAGAACATAATTTTTACACTAcatttaattttccttatattcatAAGATACGGTCTGGaagattgcacacacacacacacacacacacacacacacacacacacacacacacacacacacacacacacacacacttcctccaaCTTCACAGCAATTCATTCAGGAAATACAGCAAACATCTAGTATTCTCTTCCATGGCAGACTTGACAGAACACATCTTCATAAACAACACGCAAATACATAGCACAGGATAAAGAGGTTCCTGCGCTAAACATCAGTTCCATGGAAATGAGGTAAGAAAGAGACAAGTGGTGTAGGGAAGacatcatcattcatcacatGCACTGTAGCTAATCATAACAGTCCAGTGTGTCTAGTCCAAGTGACACGCATACATCATGGAACACTCCATCACTCTCCTAGCAGGACTGAACAAGAAATCCATAACTGTGCTCCTTGCAGGGAAGAATCCACTGGATAACTGAACAATATTACCCTGTTCTTTGTATGTCCTGTCACATTATcagttcttccttcactctgtcTTTCAATAAACTTAAATTAGCAGTCTGAACACGTCAAGGGAAGGCTCAGAGCATCGTCCCGGAGAGGAGAGCTGCGgcggacagcagcagcagcactaccaaggaggaagtggagtgaGTCGGGGCGGAGTTGCAGCCATTACCCCAGCAGGTGAACACACAGGCCCGGTACTCCCGCTCATCGCCAGGACGTCTCACCCACTCACAGTAGTTTCCCCAGTCCCTTGCCGAGCAGAACCTCTTGGTGCCCAGTTGGCCTGTAACACATGACCGTCAATAATGCACGGAGACACATGGAATTGAGTGTCACTGCTAATGTGTGCTTAATTATCAAAATCATTAGTATGGTCATTAGCACAACGGTAAAATATAAAATTATGCTGTATTGTCACTTTTATCCACATCATTTCAAAACGTAAAAGTTCGGTGGTTCAAAACTTACttgagaaacaaataaacatcaaatttgtgaaaaaacaaaggatccATGAATAAAGTTGATGTTTATTGTATTAACTTAGATTACATACTATCTAATACAGCATATTcgtatttattatgtttttactgGAGACCGTACTAATGACACATGCTAATAAAGCACACAATAACAGTTACACTGAGTTAATGACACACTGGAAGGATCATCACCCGTGATCTTACGTGACGGATGAAAAACAAGAGATCGTGAAACTTGATCAACACTGTAAACACATAATTGccatgctattccaatattgcCACGTACTttactattgagagagagagagagagagagagagagagagagaatcaaatcgCTCGAATGTTAATGTATATGGACaggtaagaaagaaacagaTTTAGGCACGGCAGCCagcaaaaatattagaaaaagaatGTATCTGTATTTAAAGGAGTGTCAAAAGGAGCATCCTAAATTGAAGAAATGTCTTGAACCTTTTCttttcaagaaaaataaataaataaataaataaaataaaacaaaataaaacactcaGGCTACTAATTAATTGACTGCCTGTCATTGATCTTGGTTGCTAATATGTTCTCACAAACCCTCCAGCCTTCCTACGCATCGCATCTCCACTACCTTGCATCACCACTCCAGCTTTGTCTTCCCCTCTTCATGTTCGATTCATTACTTCATGTAAATCTCCCAGAACAAGAAGGCATCACACATTTCTACATATCACACCTGGTTCTGTGTGCCTGTCTATTATGTCTtcagcaacgtgtgtgtgtgtgtgtgtgtgtgtgggcgcccCCGCGCGCATTACTGGTTGCTATGACAACCACACTGTTGTTCCACTCAGGCACCAGTTTCAGCCATTGTTAGGGACGCAACACTAAGTGGCAATAACCCGCTATACAGCGTGTAAACACAGTGTTCCAGAGGCACGCGTACCACGAGAGGGCTAATTTTATCTGCTGCCTCACAATATGAGAGAAATTAAGGTGTGAGGCACTTTTTTCAGCTGCTAACATGGAGGATGAAAATGATCCTAAGGAAATATTCTATACACTATGATTATACCAGTTTCTTGCTCAATTTCAACctacagcattttttttcttttagctaactctctcgacTCTGTTCGGGGACTAGCATCTCAGTAGGCCTTTTTGTTCAATAATTTTTGATGTTGAAAGccagtttatttttctcttacgtaaaagaaaaagaaaagaaaagaaatgaaataaaaactgagAATATGGCATAGCAAGTTCGTGGCGGGGGAAGGTCAGGAACATTATAAATTTAAACGATAGTGCGAGAACAGCAAAATCACAATATTCTCTGACATTATTTAACTGTCGTATTTTGTACCCACGTCCTCTTGTTTTTCGTTGATCCGACCAAAAGATCAACCTTCTTAATATACATAGTTGCTCCTTTTCCATCAAAcacaccacctcttcctttcatacaCACATAgctataaatacaacaatatcaATACTTGTATCTGTTATGGCAAGCAAGAGGTTAGTGCGTGCGGGGCGATTacaggcacgagagagagagagagagagagagagagagagagagagagagagagagagagagagagagagagagagagagagagcatggcacagagaggagcagagagagagagagggcatggCACagagaggagcagagagagagagagagagcatggcacagagaggagcagaaagagagagagctgcttGAGAATTTCTATCACTACAAGAAATCACGTAAGGAAGACAAATAACCCGTGGAAAGTGCTGAAATtaggtatagaaaaaaatatatacaatgcgtagaaacaaacaataagtgaaaaaaagacatgCTGGCTGAGGTGGGGAGGGGGGCAGGTGACGGTCACACCTTCAAACAATCCAGTGGTCTTGACACAGTAGCGCGCCTCGAAAACATGGTCGCAgctggtggaggaaagggaaggctcGTGATGCCTGGCTCTCAAACGCTCGGGGCAGTGCACGTCCCTACTACTGTCACACACGTAACACTTCAGCCCGCACGCTGCAACAGGGCGGCCAGCTGTTATGTACGTGGCAGGCATTGACCGTCCACTGATTCCTCGCCTCACTCCACCCACACAGAAGTTTGAAGATGTTAGAATGTTAGGTAATAATTGGTAAGTCTCAACTACAGCGTCCCTCACCGAAGCCACCCTGGTCTTGTGGTTATGTACAAGGGTTAGTAATGTGTCCCCACCACCACGCCAACACCTGCCGCCGATCTACCAGATGCTGCCTGGCTAAGGAGTGAGAGTAATAATGGTTAGTAAAATGTAGGAAGGCGAAGCTTGCTGTTGCATCGCAGCCAAGGTGATGCACAGCGTTGACAGCGAGGCAGGAAGgctggagatggaagagagtaGGCGCACCACCTTCGACGAGGCCGGTCATCTTGACGCAGTACTCGGCCTCCTGGATGTGGTCACAGGAGTCGGCGAAGAGCGTGTGGTGTTGTGGCAGCTCCTCCCCGCACGTCCGCTCTTCTGTCGACTTACACTGGAAGCAGTCAATTGCTGCCGCTGTGGGATGCGATGATTAGCATGGGATTGACAGCAAAAGtacctgtttttcattattaaaaaTAATTCAACACTAAGGAGGACCAACATGGGGTGTgcctaaaaaaaatgttgaccAAAAATACTTGATGGCTGGTCAAGGCAATGATTGCAAACAAAAGAAACCACTCATTATAGTAGTCACaaaaaaagtcaacaaaatCACACACTATCTAAAACAAATAACCAATTGGTGATTTTTCGAGTTAAGTTTCTCTATAACTTACAATGATACGCAGGACATCTGCCTCAcaacaatatctctctctctctctctctctctctctaaaagcgaTAGCGTAAGTCAAAGAAGATTAACAACTGCAGTAATACTGTTATTAAGAATTAAGAACGggtatatttatattatacacTATCCAAAGAATATccgaaaatattattattgttaattgaACGTATACTATATAGATATCcatcaaacatttttctttttctctctcaacaaaaGTTCGATCCATCTGTAGGGCTCGAGATTTCCAAAATTActgaaatataaatataaaacaactaTAAGAGAAAATTCATATTTAATGATGAGAAAAATTATCAGTAGTATTGTAAGTTAATAGTTGGTTGATGGAAGTAACTGAAATTTTATGGATTTTCTTATTGTTAAAGGAGGTAAATTTACAATACCAACAATATACTCGTACAATTCAGTGACGAGTATTAACAATTAAGGGAAGACTGTAAGGCAAGGCTAATGACAATGAATATGATTGctacaggaagaaaaggagaacaacatGCATACAGAGAGAAGCTCTGCcacagtatataataattcaGCACAGAGAGAAGGCCCTGGAATACTGAGTGCTAAGGTGAGTGTTTCGAAGTATCTCGAGCAATCTAATGTTCGAACAACTCATAATTCGagaattttattttttgagcAACTGATTTCGCGCAATTTACTGTCGAGGAATTGATTTTAAGCAATTTACCCAGATTCTATCCCAAGTGAGTCATCAGACACACCACGGACACACAAGTCGCCTCGTCAACGTTCCGTCCGCGCgacaaacaccaccaacaggctggacgaaggaggagagggagagaggaatgggaggcACTACCCAGGAGACCTGCCGAGTAATATGGTGCCGCGCCGCAGGATATTTGACTGATGAGCAAACATAgacttcactccctccttcctcatacCACCTCCGGCCTAAGTTCTCCGTAgaagtagctctctctctctctctctctctctcttatcgaaCTTAGTACTGTAGATATTATGATTTCTTGAAGTTTAGCGCAATACTTTCACGTGGACTCCTCCCTCCTGTCTTAATATCTTCTTCTGGgctgcctttttctttttctttctttttccgttAAAAGTCTTCACAGTACGCGCGTTCTTCCTTCCAACCCTTCCTCAGTCACACCCATTCATAGCAACCATAGATCTTCTcttagttctttctctctttctactatCGGGTATATATCCATCAGTAGCACCCTTCTTACTTACTCTTCCAATATAGACATCCCAAACCATCTCAATCTCGTCTCTGTATAGTTCTGTGCCCGATCCATTGTCATATTACCTAATCATAACAATGTTTCACCACCTTAATTAGATGGAGCAAGTGAATAATAAATGTTTAGCCTCAAACGCAAAGCTAACCGACCAAAATAACAATGCAGGATTCAACACCGATTATTTTGATTACTCTGCCGACAGAGAAATACTAAAGCACTTAATAACTGCGGTTATGGtatgatctgagagagagagagagagagagagagagagagagagattgagggatGATAACGTCACTGTGAGGGGCCCAATAGATCATTATAGGGAAGAAATAACTCATCCCAACTTTTTGCAGCAGGAGATGAAGACGACGAAAGGAACGtaaataagatgagagagagagagagagagagagagagagagagagagagagagagagagagagagagagagagagagagagagagaacgtggatAGACAagacgataataacaataataatagtgtatTATTATAACGTATTATTATcaagttattgttattggtggtggtggtggtggtggtgatgatatttctactacaactactactactactactactactaataataataataaacatgtcTCAGCAGTCATGATGAAAGATAgctgtcagcagcagcagcagcaataataataataataataataataataataataataataataacaacaataaaaaagatgtCTCAGCAATGACGATAAAAGAAAGCtgtcctcctacttctcttcttccccctgttgtttcttttcccttttccttcttttcttagtaaaacacaaataaatgaaaaaaatatgaaggaaaaagaaatgaaaagctaAACAAAAACATGTAGCCTACTCCTCTTCACTCTTATCACAACCACAGCCAGCCAACAAGCAACACTTCAAACACCACAGGAAGCCCTCAATCTCTCACCACACACGTGCCACCCTGATTCTCCGTGGTAAATGAACCAAGCCCACGGAAATCCCATCGTGCACGAGATCTCCCTTCTCATCTTGTAGTATACAGACAGAGTGGAGTGAACAAACAGCTAACCATTCAGCTGAGAGGCAATGGGGGAGCCGGGGAGACagatggagtggtggtggtgcaggacgaaggaagggtgaaaggaaggaaggaaggaaaggtggaaactctctctctctctctctctctctctctctctctctctctctggaaacagAAAGGAGAGCTGTAACATGGATTACTCAGGAATTTCCATCGAGAGTGAGGGATTattggttcctctctctctctctctctctctctctctctctctctcacacacacacacacacacacacacacacacaggaacgtGCAACATATATTTCCAAGAACAAGTAAAACAAGTTTCataataaataacatgaaaagagagagagagagagagagagagagagagagagagagagagagagagagagagagagagagagagagagagagagagagagagagaacggggatGGAGTAGTTAGAATCAAGATAAGACAGAAAGCAGTAGAAGAGGTGGAAGTTGGAACGAAAAGGAACACAACATAAGAGGTTCTTCAGGTGCGGCTTGGGGAGGAGAGCAGATGAGAAAAGGAATCAATGACACgacggaggaggatgaggaggaagaggacaaggaggaagaagaggaggagaagaaggaggagcaatCTGATGACGATGATATGGTGGCCTGAggcaaagggagggaagagcacCAGAGTAAACTTGGCATGACATCAAAGTTAATAATATTCGAAGCGTATCAAAAAGCGCGATGTcgttactagtagtagtagtagtagtagtagtagtagtagtagtagtagaagaagaagaagaagaagaagaagaagaagaagaagaagaagaagaagaagaagaagaagaagaagaagaagaagaagaagaagaagaagaagaagaagaagaagaagaagaagaagaagaagaagaagaagaagaagaagaagaagaagaagaagaagaagaagaagaagaagaagaagaagaagaagaagaagaagaagaagaagaagaagaagaagaagaagaagaagaagaagaagaagaagaagaagaagaagaagaagaagaagaagaagaagaagaagaagaagaagaagaagaagaagaagaagaagaagaagaagaagaagaagaagaagaagaagaagaagaagaagaagaagaagaagaagaagaagaagaagagaagaagaagaagaagaagaagaagaagaagaagaagaagaagaagaagaagaagaagaagaagaagaagaagaagaagaagaagaagaagaagaagaagaagaagaagaagaagaagaagaagaagaagaagaagaagaagaagaagaagaagaagaagaagaagaagaagaagaagaagaagaagaagaagaagaagaaggtggtggtggtggtggtggtggtggtggtggtggtggtggtggtggtggtggtggtagtagtagtggtagtagtggtggtggtggtggtggtggtagtagtagtagtagtagtagtagtagtagtagtagtagtacaaacataaatagaaatagaaatagaagtagctagtagtacgagtagtagtagtagcagtggaagtagaagtag of the Portunus trituberculatus isolate SZX2019 chromosome 42, ASM1759143v1, whole genome shotgun sequence genome contains:
- the LOC123517347 gene encoding uncharacterized protein LOC123517347 isoform X2; amino-acid sequence: MDLTKFNSVQVTYITLSLIFLIKNAAAIDCFQCKSTEERTCGEELPQHHTLFADSCDHIQEAEYCVKMTGLVEGGQLGTKRFCSARDWGNYCEWVRRPGDEREYRACVFTCWGNGCNSAPTHSTSSLVVLLLLSAAALLSGTML
- the LOC123517347 gene encoding uncharacterized protein LOC123517347 isoform X1, translating into MDLTKFNSVQVTYITLSLIFLIKNACGLKCYVCDSSRDVHCPERLRARHHEPSLSSTSCDHVFEARYCVKTTGLFEGQLGTKRFCSARDWGNYCEWVRRPGDEREYRACVFTCWGNGCNSAPTHSTSSLVVLLLLSAAALLSGTML
- the LOC123517347 gene encoding uncharacterized protein LOC123517347 isoform X3, with translation MDLTKFNSVQVTYITLSLIFLIKNAAAIDCFQCKSTEERTCGEELPQHHTLFADSCDHIQEAEYCVKMTGLVEGQLGTKRFCSARDWGNYCEWVRRPGDEREYRACVFTCWGNGCNSAPTHSTSSLVVLLLLSAAALLSGTML